From Salvia splendens isolate huo1 chromosome 3, SspV2, whole genome shotgun sequence, a single genomic window includes:
- the LOC121795429 gene encoding serine/arginine-rich splicing factor RS2Z32-like isoform X1, which yields MPRYDDRYGTTTRLYVGHLSSRTRSRDLEHVFSRYGRVRDVDMKRDYAFVEFSDPRDADDARYNLDGRDVDGRRITVEFAKGVPRGPGGVREYEGRGPAPGSGRCFNCGIDGHWARDCKAGDWKNKCYRCGERGHIERNCQNSPKNNSSGRGRSYSRSPVRSRSPRRVGRSRSRSFSRSRSYSRSRSPAARRGRDADYKERSRSPRDESPDLKRVASPTKSRKLSPTPDMDAPRERSASPSRGRVEREQDGYNSDSPKESSRSPVSPAGRRYDESPYEDNGRNRSPSPGEDRSPAEDEDAVRSP from the exons ATGCCGCGCTATGATGATAGATATGGGACCACTACTCGCCTCTATGTTGGTCACTTGTCCTCACGGACCCGATCCCGGGATCTTGAGCATGTTTTTAGTAGATATGGAAG AGTACGCGATGTGGATATGAAGCGAGACTACGCGTTTGTT GAATTCAGTGATCCACGGGATGCTGATGATGCTAGATATAACTTGGATGGGCGTGATGTTGATGGACGCCGCATTACTGTGGAATTTGCCAAGGGT GTACCACGTGGGCCTGGAGGAGTTCGGGAGTATGAGGGCAGAGGTCCTGCTCCAGGTTCTGGTCGCTGCTTCAATTGTGGCATTGATGGTCACTGGGCTCGTGATTGTAAAGCTGGAGACTGGAAGAATAAGTGTTACCGCTGTGGGGAAAGAGGTCACATTGAGAGGAACTGCCAAAACAGTCCTAAAAATAATAG TAGTGGACGTGGTCGAAGTTACTCACGATCTCCTGTGAGGTCACGTTCCCCTCGCCGTGTTGGCCGCAGTAGGAGTAGAAGCTTCAGCAGAAGCCGCAGTTACAG CCGGTCAAGGTCCCCTGCTGCCAGAAGAGGACGTGATGCTGATTATAAAGAGAGGTCAAGAAGCCCTCGTGATGAAAGCCCAGATCTTAAAAGGGTTGCCTCTCCTACTAAATCAAGGAAGCTCAGTCCAACGCCTGATATGGATGCGCCAAGAGAGCGAAGTGCTTCTCCTAGTAGAGGCAGAGTGGAGAGAGAGCAAGATGGGTACAATAGTGACAGCCCAAAGGAGAGTAGCCGTAGCCCTGTGAGTCCTGCTGGTAGGAGGTATGATGAGAGTCCTTACGAGGATAATGGGCGCAATCGCAGCCCTAGCCCTGGAGAGGATAGAAGTCCTGCTGAGGATGAAGATGCAGTACGCTCTCCTTGA
- the LOC121795429 gene encoding serine/arginine-rich splicing factor RS2Z32-like isoform X2: MPRYDDRYGTTTRLYVGHLSSRTRSRDLEHVFSRYGRVRDVDMKRDYAFVEFSDPRDADDARYNLDGRDVDGRRITVEFAKGVPRGPGGVREYEGRGPAPGSGRCFNCGIDGHWARDCKAGDWKNKCYRCGERGHIERNCQNSPKNNSGRGRSYSRSPVRSRSPRRVGRSRSRSFSRSRSYSRSRSPAARRGRDADYKERSRSPRDESPDLKRVASPTKSRKLSPTPDMDAPRERSASPSRGRVEREQDGYNSDSPKESSRSPVSPAGRRYDESPYEDNGRNRSPSPGEDRSPAEDEDAVRSP, encoded by the exons ATGCCGCGCTATGATGATAGATATGGGACCACTACTCGCCTCTATGTTGGTCACTTGTCCTCACGGACCCGATCCCGGGATCTTGAGCATGTTTTTAGTAGATATGGAAG AGTACGCGATGTGGATATGAAGCGAGACTACGCGTTTGTT GAATTCAGTGATCCACGGGATGCTGATGATGCTAGATATAACTTGGATGGGCGTGATGTTGATGGACGCCGCATTACTGTGGAATTTGCCAAGGGT GTACCACGTGGGCCTGGAGGAGTTCGGGAGTATGAGGGCAGAGGTCCTGCTCCAGGTTCTGGTCGCTGCTTCAATTGTGGCATTGATGGTCACTGGGCTCGTGATTGTAAAGCTGGAGACTGGAAGAATAAGTGTTACCGCTGTGGGGAAAGAGGTCACATTGAGAGGAACTGCCAAAACAGTCCTAAAAATAATAG TGGACGTGGTCGAAGTTACTCACGATCTCCTGTGAGGTCACGTTCCCCTCGCCGTGTTGGCCGCAGTAGGAGTAGAAGCTTCAGCAGAAGCCGCAGTTACAG CCGGTCAAGGTCCCCTGCTGCCAGAAGAGGACGTGATGCTGATTATAAAGAGAGGTCAAGAAGCCCTCGTGATGAAAGCCCAGATCTTAAAAGGGTTGCCTCTCCTACTAAATCAAGGAAGCTCAGTCCAACGCCTGATATGGATGCGCCAAGAGAGCGAAGTGCTTCTCCTAGTAGAGGCAGAGTGGAGAGAGAGCAAGATGGGTACAATAGTGACAGCCCAAAGGAGAGTAGCCGTAGCCCTGTGAGTCCTGCTGGTAGGAGGTATGATGAGAGTCCTTACGAGGATAATGGGCGCAATCGCAGCCCTAGCCCTGGAGAGGATAGAAGTCCTGCTGAGGATGAAGATGCAGTACGCTCTCCTTGA
- the LOC121795429 gene encoding serine/arginine-rich splicing factor RS2Z32-like isoform X3, which produces MHCILSSFDGLTVSGNHLRRVRDVDMKRDYAFVEFSDPRDADDARYNLDGRDVDGRRITVEFAKGVPRGPGGVREYEGRGPAPGSGRCFNCGIDGHWARDCKAGDWKNKCYRCGERGHIERNCQNSPKNNSSGRGRSYSRSPVRSRSPRRVGRSRSRSFSRSRSYSRSRSPAARRGRDADYKERSRSPRDESPDLKRVASPTKSRKLSPTPDMDAPRERSASPSRGRVEREQDGYNSDSPKESSRSPVSPAGRRYDESPYEDNGRNRSPSPGEDRSPAEDEDAVRSP; this is translated from the exons ATGCACTGCATTCTAAGTAGTTTTGATGGCCTTACTGTTTCTGGAAACCATTTACGCAGAGTACGCGATGTGGATATGAAGCGAGACTACGCGTTTGTT GAATTCAGTGATCCACGGGATGCTGATGATGCTAGATATAACTTGGATGGGCGTGATGTTGATGGACGCCGCATTACTGTGGAATTTGCCAAGGGT GTACCACGTGGGCCTGGAGGAGTTCGGGAGTATGAGGGCAGAGGTCCTGCTCCAGGTTCTGGTCGCTGCTTCAATTGTGGCATTGATGGTCACTGGGCTCGTGATTGTAAAGCTGGAGACTGGAAGAATAAGTGTTACCGCTGTGGGGAAAGAGGTCACATTGAGAGGAACTGCCAAAACAGTCCTAAAAATAATAG TAGTGGACGTGGTCGAAGTTACTCACGATCTCCTGTGAGGTCACGTTCCCCTCGCCGTGTTGGCCGCAGTAGGAGTAGAAGCTTCAGCAGAAGCCGCAGTTACAG CCGGTCAAGGTCCCCTGCTGCCAGAAGAGGACGTGATGCTGATTATAAAGAGAGGTCAAGAAGCCCTCGTGATGAAAGCCCAGATCTTAAAAGGGTTGCCTCTCCTACTAAATCAAGGAAGCTCAGTCCAACGCCTGATATGGATGCGCCAAGAGAGCGAAGTGCTTCTCCTAGTAGAGGCAGAGTGGAGAGAGAGCAAGATGGGTACAATAGTGACAGCCCAAAGGAGAGTAGCCGTAGCCCTGTGAGTCCTGCTGGTAGGAGGTATGATGAGAGTCCTTACGAGGATAATGGGCGCAATCGCAGCCCTAGCCCTGGAGAGGATAGAAGTCCTGCTGAGGATGAAGATGCAGTACGCTCTCCTTGA
- the LOC121795429 gene encoding serine/arginine-rich splicing factor RS2Z32-like isoform X4, with translation MHCILSSFDGLTVSGNHLRRVRDVDMKRDYAFVEFSDPRDADDARYNLDGRDVDGRRITVEFAKGVPRGPGGVREYEGRGPAPGSGRCFNCGIDGHWARDCKAGDWKNKCYRCGERGHIERNCQNSPKNNSGRGRSYSRSPVRSRSPRRVGRSRSRSFSRSRSYSRSRSPAARRGRDADYKERSRSPRDESPDLKRVASPTKSRKLSPTPDMDAPRERSASPSRGRVEREQDGYNSDSPKESSRSPVSPAGRRYDESPYEDNGRNRSPSPGEDRSPAEDEDAVRSP, from the exons ATGCACTGCATTCTAAGTAGTTTTGATGGCCTTACTGTTTCTGGAAACCATTTACGCAGAGTACGCGATGTGGATATGAAGCGAGACTACGCGTTTGTT GAATTCAGTGATCCACGGGATGCTGATGATGCTAGATATAACTTGGATGGGCGTGATGTTGATGGACGCCGCATTACTGTGGAATTTGCCAAGGGT GTACCACGTGGGCCTGGAGGAGTTCGGGAGTATGAGGGCAGAGGTCCTGCTCCAGGTTCTGGTCGCTGCTTCAATTGTGGCATTGATGGTCACTGGGCTCGTGATTGTAAAGCTGGAGACTGGAAGAATAAGTGTTACCGCTGTGGGGAAAGAGGTCACATTGAGAGGAACTGCCAAAACAGTCCTAAAAATAATAG TGGACGTGGTCGAAGTTACTCACGATCTCCTGTGAGGTCACGTTCCCCTCGCCGTGTTGGCCGCAGTAGGAGTAGAAGCTTCAGCAGAAGCCGCAGTTACAG CCGGTCAAGGTCCCCTGCTGCCAGAAGAGGACGTGATGCTGATTATAAAGAGAGGTCAAGAAGCCCTCGTGATGAAAGCCCAGATCTTAAAAGGGTTGCCTCTCCTACTAAATCAAGGAAGCTCAGTCCAACGCCTGATATGGATGCGCCAAGAGAGCGAAGTGCTTCTCCTAGTAGAGGCAGAGTGGAGAGAGAGCAAGATGGGTACAATAGTGACAGCCCAAAGGAGAGTAGCCGTAGCCCTGTGAGTCCTGCTGGTAGGAGGTATGATGAGAGTCCTTACGAGGATAATGGGCGCAATCGCAGCCCTAGCCCTGGAGAGGATAGAAGTCCTGCTGAGGATGAAGATGCAGTACGCTCTCCTTGA
- the LOC121795431 gene encoding uncharacterized protein LOC121795431, producing MDLLHADAGDPLLYCNDRYAGDPLLYCTDNRSYDDSYYLTYDHIEDYAAKNWCTDEDDKQSSEWERWLGAEDYQWVGYGALEDDVDASWPLVWDWNVDCGNQPLGRDWYGLVWIGMLGFTSAFLAEIGKGFGYDEAFLSQILPCSDAMYKKIGREIVFYLLA from the exons ATGGATCTCCTGCATGCCGATGCAGGAGATCCATTATTATATTGTAATGATCGATATGCAGGAGATCCATTATTATATTGTACTGATAATCGATCTTACGATGACTCCTACTACTTGACTTACGACCATATTGAGGATTATGCAGCTAAGAATTGGTGCACAGACGAAGATGATAAACAAAGCAGTGAGTGGGAGAGATGGCTCGGAGCCGAAGATTATCAGTGGGTTGGCTATGGTGCTTTGGAAGACGATGTTGATGCTAGCTGGCCTCTTGTTTGGGATTGGAATGT GGATTGCGGGAATCAGCCTCTTGGCCGAGATTGGTATGGATTGGTATGGATTGGTATGCTTGGGTTTACTTCAGCCTTTTTGGCCGAGATTGGTAAGGGTTTTGGCTATGATGAAGCTTTTCTGAGCCAGATTTTACcctgctctgatgccatgtacAAAAAGATAGGAAGGGAAATTGTGTTTTATTTACTTGCTTGA